The Candidatus Dadabacteria bacterium genome has a segment encoding these proteins:
- the guaB gene encoding IMP dehydrogenase, translating into MQDFVFEEALTFDDVILSPRYSEVLPSEVDVSVRLTRRINLNIPILSAAMDTVTEFRTSIAMAQEGGIGIIHRNLSIPAQAGEVERVKKYESGMIVNPLTVRPGTRVSEALEIMVENDISGLPVVKSDNTLHGIITNRDIRFEKNMDLKIDKVMTPKKELVTVKEGTTLLEAKELLHKFKIEKLPVVDDSFKLRGLITMKDIEKIEKFPKASKDVMGRLLVGAAVGVDKHSQERVDELVAAGCDVIVVDTAHGHSKRVLDSLAHIRKKYPEIDLVAGNIATSEAAEDLIKAGADCLKVGVGPGSICTTRVIAGIGVPQITAIRKVCSVAKKHDIPVIADGGIKYSGDITKALAAGADSVMIGNLLAGSDEAPGEVVLYQGRTYKVYRGMGSIEAMRAGSRDRYAQDDEMMEAKLVPEGIEGRVPYRGNIGAIVYQLVGGLRAGMGYTGSATIRELQEKAKFVKITNAGLQESHVHDIVITKESPNYRIG; encoded by the coding sequence ATGCAGGATTTTGTTTTTGAAGAAGCGCTTACCTTTGACGACGTAATACTATCTCCGCGCTATTCCGAAGTTCTGCCGAGCGAAGTTGATGTTTCGGTAAGGCTTACCCGGCGTATAAACCTTAATATTCCCATACTAAGCGCGGCCATGGATACCGTAACGGAATTCCGCACGTCAATCGCCATGGCGCAGGAAGGCGGCATAGGGATAATCCATAGAAACCTCTCCATCCCTGCACAGGCGGGAGAAGTCGAGAGAGTAAAGAAATACGAAAGCGGAATGATAGTTAATCCACTGACCGTACGTCCCGGAACCCGGGTTAGCGAAGCCCTCGAGATAATGGTTGAAAACGACATCTCAGGCCTTCCTGTTGTAAAGTCCGACAACACGCTTCACGGAATAATCACCAACAGGGACATAAGATTCGAAAAGAACATGGATCTTAAGATCGACAAGGTGATGACTCCCAAAAAGGAGCTTGTTACCGTCAAGGAGGGCACCACTCTTCTCGAAGCCAAGGAACTTCTTCACAAGTTTAAGATAGAAAAACTCCCGGTCGTTGATGACAGCTTCAAGCTTCGTGGCCTTATAACCATGAAGGATATAGAGAAAATAGAGAAGTTTCCCAAGGCGTCTAAGGACGTGATGGGAAGGCTTCTCGTGGGAGCCGCGGTCGGGGTTGACAAGCACAGCCAGGAGCGGGTGGACGAGCTTGTTGCAGCAGGCTGCGACGTAATAGTGGTCGATACTGCACACGGACATTCGAAAAGAGTGCTAGACAGCTTGGCCCATATAAGAAAAAAATACCCGGAGATAGATTTGGTGGCCGGCAACATAGCCACCTCCGAAGCGGCCGAGGATCTTATAAAAGCTGGTGCGGATTGTCTCAAGGTGGGGGTCGGTCCCGGATCGATATGTACGACGCGTGTGATAGCCGGTATAGGAGTGCCGCAGATAACCGCCATAAGGAAAGTCTGTTCCGTGGCGAAAAAGCACGACATACCCGTAATAGCCGACGGAGGGATAAAGTACTCGGGGGATATAACAAAGGCGCTTGCCGCCGGAGCAGATTCTGTGATGATAGGGAACCTGCTCGCCGGGTCGGACGAAGCCCCCGGGGAGGTTGTCCTCTATCAGGGGAGAACCTACAAAGTCTACCGTGGCATGGGTTCCATTGAAGCGATGAGGGCCGGGAGCAGAGACCGCTACGCCCAGGACGATGAGATGATGGAGGCTAAGCTTGTCCCCGAAGGAATAGAGGGAAGGGTTCCTTACAGGGGCAATATAGGGGCCATAGTCTACCAACTGGTCGGAGGGCTTCGTGCGGGAATGGGCTACACCGGTTCCGCGACGATAAGGGAACTTCAGGAAAAGGCGAAGTTCGTAAAGATTACCAATGCCGGGCTTCAGGAAAGTCACGTTCACGATATCGTAATTACCAAGGAATCTCCCAACTACAGGATCGGGTGA